In one Mucilaginibacter sp. PAMB04168 genomic region, the following are encoded:
- a CDS encoding helix-turn-helix transcriptional regulator has protein sequence MLRKRNKLSFRKLAQRCDIDYSNLKKYEKGEVNISMLSLIDLANALGVTTKELMDF, from the coding sequence ATGCTGCGTAAACGTAATAAGTTATCCTTTCGTAAACTCGCACAGCGCTGTGACATTGATTACAGCAATTTGAAGAAATATGAAAAGGGAGAAGTAAATATCTCTATGCTTTCACTGATAGATCTCGCGAACGCATTGGGTGTGACAACGAAGGAATTAATGGACTTTTAG